The following are from one region of the Leptospira perdikensis genome:
- the hemH gene encoding ferrochelatase, whose translation MNPKPPKQKKTLILVNLGGPRSTEEIEVFLTDLFTDPYVFDLPLPEFLRLPLARFIAKKRTPKVKKTYESMGFGGGSPLVSETEKQAKTLESILNQKTNIDWIVKIAMTCGYPHIRDPEFEKPSPDTIYLPLYPQYSRSTVLSTLNHLEKKFKECPAGSGGYVPTFSLDPKFHKISAKFIYEFFNGELNSKDFLHFPKEKPNIDWKGLDLVFSAHGVPMRLIHKGDRYMQEIESSVKGITEQLRLFGFRGNTYISYQSKVGPAKWTEPSSISMIESLSQEEKEIAVYPISFVSDHLETLEEIGEQFKDIALKSGAKSFTRIPAFGTYLPFMEYLAERVLVGDSSIHHCICKEMGGESLPTCRFK comes from the coding sequence ATGAATCCTAAACCACCTAAACAAAAGAAAACTTTGATTCTTGTGAATTTAGGTGGTCCAAGGTCTACCGAGGAAATTGAAGTTTTTTTAACGGATTTGTTTACCGATCCCTATGTTTTTGATTTGCCCTTACCTGAATTTTTACGCCTTCCTCTTGCTCGTTTTATTGCAAAGAAACGAACTCCGAAGGTAAAAAAAACTTACGAGTCAATGGGATTTGGTGGCGGATCCCCTTTGGTATCTGAAACTGAAAAACAAGCGAAAACTCTTGAAAGTATATTAAATCAAAAAACAAATATTGATTGGATCGTAAAAATAGCGATGACTTGTGGGTATCCACATATCCGTGATCCCGAATTTGAGAAACCAAGTCCAGATACCATCTATCTTCCGTTATATCCTCAATATTCGCGTTCGACAGTTCTTTCCACTCTCAATCATTTGGAAAAAAAATTTAAGGAATGCCCTGCTGGGAGTGGGGGTTATGTTCCAACATTTTCATTGGATCCAAAGTTCCATAAAATCTCTGCTAAATTCATTTATGAATTCTTTAATGGTGAATTGAACTCAAAAGATTTTTTGCATTTTCCGAAAGAAAAACCAAACATCGATTGGAAAGGTTTGGATTTGGTTTTTTCAGCTCATGGTGTTCCCATGCGACTCATTCATAAGGGTGATCGGTATATGCAGGAAATTGAATCCTCTGTAAAAGGAATTACAGAACAACTTCGATTGTTTGGCTTTCGGGGGAACACTTATATCTCTTATCAAAGTAAGGTGGGGCCAGCAAAATGGACGGAACCAAGTTCTATATCAATGATTGAGTCCCTTAGTCAAGAAGAGAAAGAAATTGCTGTTTATCCCATTAGTTTTGTAAGTGATCATTTAGAAACTTTAGAAGAGATTGGTGAACAATTTAAAGACATTGCTTTAAAATCAGGTGCTAAGTCTTTTACGAGGATTCCTGCTTTTGGCACCTACCTTCCGTTTATGGAATATTTGGCAGAAAGAGTGTTGGTCGGAGATTCTTCAATCCACCATTGTATTTGTAAGGAAATGGGGGGGGAATCACTCCCTACTTGTCGATTCAAATAA
- the fusA gene encoding elongation factor G: MTSATETKRDPKLERIRNIGISAHIDSGKTTLTERILFYTNKIHAIHEVRGKDGVGATMDSMDLERERGITIQSAATYATWKDITINIIDTPGHVDFTIEVERSLRVLDSAIMVLCGVAGVQSQSITVDRQMKRYSVPRVAFINKLDRTGANPWRVIEQLREKLHLNAHAVQLPIGLENDLKGIVDLVEMKAYYFEGPNGQDIKITDIPDELKDQANEKREALLDAVSLFSDELTEEMLEGAPTEARIREAIRRGVLALKFVPVFMGSAFKNKGVQRLLDGVADYLASPYDVENKAKEIGNEENEFNLESDPEKPLVCLAFKLEDGRYGQLTYVRVYQGRLEKGMTIYNSSNNKRHNIGRLVRMHSNDMEDISKAEAGDIVALFGIDCASGDTFTDGKAKVTMESMFVPNPVISLTIECKESKQLPNLAKALNRFTKEDPTFQTEIDKESGQTIIKGMGELHLEVYIERMKREYGVDLVTGAPQVAYRETITKSADFDYTHKKQTGGQGQFSRVAGFIEPIPQEEGKDYEFVDKIVGGSIPREYIGSCDKGFRSCLERGSLIGFPIIGVRCVINDGAYHDVDSSDMAFQIGARYGFRQGFGKAAPIILEPIMRVEVEGPTEFQGAILASVNQRRGMILNTTEENGYAKIEAEVPLADMFGYSTVLRSSTQGKAEFAMEFSKYAPVPRNVADELMKKYKVNNKDEE, encoded by the coding sequence ATGACCTCTGCGACAGAAACAAAACGCGACCCTAAATTGGAAAGAATCCGTAACATCGGAATTTCCGCACACATTGACTCGGGTAAAACAACCCTTACTGAACGTATTTTATTTTATACGAACAAAATTCATGCCATTCACGAAGTTCGTGGTAAAGACGGTGTGGGTGCGACTATGGACAGTATGGACCTCGAAAGAGAAAGAGGGATCACTATCCAATCAGCAGCAACTTATGCAACTTGGAAAGACATTACCATCAACATCATCGATACTCCAGGTCACGTTGACTTCACAATCGAAGTAGAACGTTCTCTACGTGTACTTGACTCTGCGATTATGGTTCTTTGCGGGGTTGCTGGTGTTCAGTCTCAGTCCATCACTGTAGACCGTCAGATGAAACGTTATAGCGTTCCACGTGTTGCCTTTATCAACAAACTTGACCGTACAGGTGCTAACCCTTGGAGAGTCATCGAACAACTTCGTGAAAAACTCCATCTTAATGCTCATGCTGTTCAACTTCCTATTGGTTTAGAAAACGATCTCAAAGGGATTGTTGACCTAGTGGAAATGAAAGCGTATTATTTCGAAGGTCCAAACGGACAAGATATCAAAATCACAGATATCCCTGATGAGTTAAAAGACCAAGCAAACGAAAAACGCGAAGCACTTCTTGATGCAGTTTCTCTTTTCAGTGATGAACTTACTGAAGAAATGTTAGAAGGTGCACCGACAGAAGCTCGAATCAGAGAAGCGATTCGCCGTGGTGTTCTTGCTCTTAAGTTTGTTCCTGTATTTATGGGCTCTGCCTTTAAAAACAAAGGGGTTCAAAGACTTCTAGACGGAGTTGCTGATTACCTTGCATCTCCTTATGATGTTGAGAACAAAGCAAAAGAAATCGGAAACGAAGAAAACGAATTCAATTTAGAATCAGATCCAGAGAAACCACTCGTTTGTCTCGCATTCAAACTAGAAGACGGTCGTTATGGCCAGTTAACTTACGTTCGTGTTTACCAAGGTAGACTTGAAAAAGGTATGACGATCTACAACTCGTCTAACAACAAACGCCACAACATTGGACGTCTTGTTCGTATGCACTCAAACGATATGGAAGATATTTCGAAAGCAGAAGCTGGAGATATCGTAGCTCTATTCGGTATTGATTGTGCTTCCGGGGATACTTTCACTGATGGAAAAGCAAAAGTGACTATGGAGTCCATGTTTGTTCCAAACCCGGTGATCTCTCTTACAATTGAATGTAAAGAATCAAAACAACTTCCAAACCTTGCGAAGGCCCTCAACCGTTTCACTAAGGAAGATCCTACCTTCCAAACAGAAATTGATAAAGAGTCTGGTCAAACCATCATCAAAGGGATGGGAGAACTTCACCTCGAAGTATACATCGAACGTATGAAACGTGAATACGGTGTGGATCTGGTCACTGGAGCACCACAGGTTGCTTACCGTGAAACCATCACTAAGTCTGCAGACTTTGATTACACTCATAAAAAACAAACGGGTGGTCAAGGTCAGTTCTCTCGTGTGGCTGGTTTCATCGAACCAATCCCACAAGAAGAAGGAAAGGATTACGAATTCGTAGATAAAATCGTGGGTGGATCCATCCCTCGCGAATACATCGGATCTTGTGATAAAGGTTTCCGTTCTTGTTTAGAAAGAGGATCTCTCATCGGATTCCCTATCATCGGAGTTCGTTGTGTGATCAATGACGGTGCTTACCATGATGTGGATTCATCGGATATGGCATTCCAAATTGGTGCTCGTTACGGATTCCGCCAAGGATTCGGAAAAGCAGCTCCTATTATCTTAGAGCCAATCATGAGAGTGGAAGTAGAAGGTCCTACAGAATTCCAAGGTGCAATCCTTGCTTCTGTCAACCAAAGACGTGGTATGATCTTAAACACAACTGAAGAAAACGGTTATGCTAAGATCGAAGCGGAAGTTCCACTAGCGGACATGTTTGGTTACTCCACTGTTCTTCGTTCTTCTACTCAAGGAAAAGCGGAGTTTGCTATGGAATTTTCCAAGTATGCTCCTGTTCCAAGAAACGTAGCAGACGAGCTTATGAAAAAATACAAGGTTAACAACAAAGACGAAGAATAA
- a CDS encoding TrkH family potassium uptake protein gives MPLARFNRFFRTLSFARVVCLGFFAAILIGSVALYISEEGELSYVDSFYLSASSICVTGLSPVPLSGLNPSTHWIMLFLIQLGGLGIISFTVIVGFLITQGISRNARFKAFVGAAIDTQAETESLDTNEVNRMLLSIINISFSLEILGAIGLYLHMPDGVEGGNTRWFFSIFTAISSFNNAGFSITDDLSALRLDPFSLYIVSGLVIFGGIGFPVIILLEKFLLTVFVRIVYRIEVMAETLMMEKALKTGNVPRLLLLPAQFSAFLENRLGDYNKHLRGETTRIQSKVLVYGSSTLLLFGAIGIYFLERSNPHTFHGMALVDKISNAFFMSVCSRTAGFSTMDLGHLNDATVIIITVLMFIGGGPQGTAGGIKITTFVLLLAYLKNVIQPSKPVMLFGEIVSKNSVAVAIRVYFLATIALAFIFIFLGILDQNQHSLHVIFFELISSFSTVGFSLNLTSQLGDIEKLFYAAVMYVGRVGIFTVLIAATGHSGVPKMGTIDDGVKIQVG, from the coding sequence ATGCCACTAGCGCGTTTCAATCGATTTTTTCGAACATTGTCTTTTGCCCGAGTGGTCTGTTTGGGCTTTTTTGCCGCCATTCTAATTGGTTCGGTTGCCCTCTATATTTCTGAAGAAGGAGAACTATCCTATGTGGACAGTTTTTATCTTTCCGCTTCCTCTATTTGTGTGACGGGCCTCTCCCCAGTCCCTCTTTCGGGTCTCAATCCATCCACTCATTGGATTATGCTTTTTCTCATCCAACTCGGTGGTCTTGGAATCATCAGTTTTACCGTGATCGTCGGATTTCTCATCACCCAAGGAATTTCTAGAAACGCTCGTTTCAAAGCCTTTGTGGGTGCTGCCATTGATACCCAGGCAGAAACCGAGTCCCTTGATACAAATGAAGTGAATCGGATGTTACTTTCTATTATCAATATCTCCTTTTCTTTGGAGATTTTAGGTGCGATCGGACTTTACCTGCATATGCCGGATGGAGTGGAGGGGGGGAACACTCGTTGGTTTTTTTCCATTTTCACTGCAATCTCTTCTTTTAACAACGCTGGGTTTTCGATCACAGATGATTTGAGTGCCTTACGTTTAGATCCCTTTTCTTTATATATCGTGTCAGGGCTTGTGATCTTTGGAGGGATAGGATTTCCCGTGATCATCCTTCTGGAAAAATTCCTACTCACTGTTTTTGTTCGGATTGTTTACCGAATCGAAGTGATGGCAGAAACTCTGATGATGGAAAAAGCATTAAAAACCGGGAATGTTCCGAGACTTTTGTTACTTCCCGCTCAGTTTTCTGCATTTTTAGAAAACCGCTTAGGTGATTATAATAAACATTTAAGAGGGGAAACTACAAGAATCCAATCTAAAGTTCTTGTTTATGGATCTTCCACCTTGTTATTGTTTGGTGCTATTGGTATTTATTTTTTAGAAAGGTCCAATCCTCATACTTTTCATGGAATGGCTCTTGTTGATAAAATCTCCAATGCCTTTTTTATGTCTGTCTGTTCTCGTACAGCTGGATTTTCTACAATGGATCTGGGCCATTTGAATGATGCTACTGTTATTATCATTACTGTGCTTATGTTTATTGGTGGTGGTCCCCAAGGAACTGCCGGTGGTATTAAAATTACCACCTTTGTACTGTTACTTGCCTATTTGAAGAACGTGATTCAACCATCGAAACCGGTAATGTTATTCGGAGAGATAGTGTCTAAAAATTCAGTTGCTGTTGCCATTCGAGTGTACTTTCTTGCCACCATTGCTTTGGCGTTTATCTTTATTTTTCTTGGGATTTTGGACCAAAACCAACATTCCTTACACGTTATCTTTTTTGAGCTGATTTCTTCATTTTCCACAGTTGGTTTTAGTTTGAACCTCACCTCCCAATTGGGAGATATCGAAAAGTTGTTTTATGCAGCTGTGATGTATGTGGGTCGGGTAGGGATTTTTACTGTTCTCATTGCCGCCACAGGTCATTCTGGAGTTCCTAAGATGGGAACGATTGACGATGGCGTGAAGATCCAAGTCGGTTAG
- the topA gene encoding type I DNA topoisomerase, protein MASYLDKDWVVVATKGHIKDLPTKSYGIDFQNSFEPEYEWLKGKKTVFSAIKTKAKLASIIYIASDPDREGEIIAKHCFDELIKLKKPIFRLRLKEISKTEVDRQIKLKSGLDLAEIESQIARRIVDRIFGFEVSPDLWKQLKISSLSAGRVQSTVLHWICEREREIQNFSKEIYYQLKLQGSVSGESVDLDHQTKDKLDSKSIQKVLADIGILPEPNRLKEILLSEIKKKNIKRNPPPAFSTASLLETSFRVLGFDSKKTMKIAQTLFEGKSIGSGERIGLITYMRTDSTRVSDSKRELGVSYLKKHFPSLVLEGSITPKKQKKYSQDAHEAVIPIHPDYSPETIGSYLSNEERSLYALIWERFLTSLMKPELGEETVYEFHKNNHVFIYKNEFITDSGFKAFGKRDQKKHSKKFDWKIGDPFLYESHSIEEKQTEPPVRYTQGKLVQKMEDTGVGRPSTYGSIIETLRTRKYIVEYHKSIGPTSLGMIVDDYLFLNFQEMIGESFTKDLENKLDQITEDKSSRINLIQNFYDSLVGLLRTPRKKYTSTERKYPKYKEETLPSTYAKPNPNRSAKIKASTTRISIPTEQTNAKPCPVCKEGVVKTKLGKKGKTIYFCSRYPHCDYITYES, encoded by the coding sequence ATCGCTTCTTATTTAGATAAGGATTGGGTTGTTGTTGCTACCAAAGGTCATATCAAAGACCTTCCAACCAAATCCTATGGGATTGATTTTCAAAATTCATTTGAACCGGAATATGAATGGTTAAAAGGTAAAAAAACTGTTTTTTCCGCGATTAAAACCAAAGCAAAATTAGCTTCCATAATTTATATTGCTAGTGACCCTGATCGCGAAGGGGAAATTATCGCCAAACATTGTTTTGATGAATTAATTAAACTAAAAAAACCTATCTTTCGACTTCGTTTAAAAGAAATCTCTAAAACGGAAGTTGACCGTCAGATCAAATTAAAATCTGGTTTGGATTTGGCAGAAATTGAATCACAAATTGCGAGAAGAATTGTAGATCGAATTTTTGGATTTGAGGTTTCACCTGATTTATGGAAACAATTAAAAATTTCTTCCTTATCGGCAGGACGTGTTCAATCCACCGTCTTACATTGGATCTGTGAAAGGGAAAGGGAAATTCAAAACTTTTCCAAAGAAATTTACTACCAATTAAAATTACAAGGCTCTGTTTCTGGTGAGTCTGTGGATTTGGACCACCAAACAAAAGATAAATTAGATTCTAAATCGATCCAAAAAGTCCTTGCGGATATAGGAATTCTGCCGGAACCAAATCGGTTAAAAGAAATTCTATTGTCCGAGATCAAAAAGAAAAATATCAAACGAAATCCCCCTCCGGCATTTTCGACAGCAAGTTTACTTGAAACCAGTTTCCGTGTTTTAGGTTTTGATTCCAAAAAAACAATGAAAATAGCTCAGACGCTCTTTGAGGGAAAATCCATTGGTTCTGGAGAACGAATTGGACTGATCACTTATATGCGTACGGATAGTACTCGTGTGTCCGATTCGAAACGTGAGTTAGGAGTGAGTTACTTAAAAAAACATTTTCCTAGTTTGGTTTTGGAAGGATCCATCACTCCTAAAAAACAAAAAAAATACTCGCAAGATGCTCATGAAGCCGTGATTCCCATTCATCCCGATTATAGTCCAGAGACAATTGGTTCTTATTTATCTAATGAAGAAAGAAGTTTGTATGCCTTGATTTGGGAACGTTTTTTGACATCTCTAATGAAGCCAGAGTTAGGTGAAGAAACCGTTTATGAATTCCATAAAAATAATCATGTTTTTATCTATAAAAATGAATTCATCACAGATTCTGGATTTAAAGCCTTTGGAAAAAGAGATCAGAAAAAACATTCGAAAAAGTTTGATTGGAAAATCGGAGATCCGTTTTTATATGAGTCGCACTCTATCGAAGAAAAACAAACGGAACCACCCGTTCGGTACACACAAGGCAAACTAGTACAAAAGATGGAAGATACAGGTGTGGGACGGCCATCCACTTATGGAAGTATCATTGAAACCTTAAGAACAAGAAAATACATCGTAGAATACCATAAATCCATTGGACCAACATCGCTTGGAATGATAGTGGATGATTATCTTTTTCTTAATTTTCAAGAGATGATTGGAGAATCATTCACCAAAGACTTGGAAAACAAGTTAGACCAAATCACCGAAGATAAATCATCACGTATCAATCTGATCCAAAATTTTTATGATAGTTTGGTTGGTTTGTTGCGTACACCGAGAAAAAAATATACGAGTACGGAAAGAAAATATCCAAAATACAAAGAAGAAACACTTCCCAGTACTTACGCAAAACCCAACCCAAATCGTTCCGCGAAGATAAAGGCCTCTACAACTAGAATTTCCATCCCCACAGAGCAGACGAATGCAAAACCTTGTCCCGTTTGCAAAGAAGGTGTGGTGAAAACGAAACTAGGCAAAAAAGGAAAAACCATTTATTTTTGTTCTCGTTACCCGCATTGTGACTACATCACCTATGAATCCTAA
- a CDS encoding HEAT repeat domain-containing protein, which yields MVRKIGWYFIFLLVPFSLSAESEERFFEIQRTRLSSSNLIEVRDAIDQLTFVKSNQGIRDIISVMEGAPNFPTSPGNLPAVKFYAAKALGIKGDKLAVPHLVKTYQKESVNIAEHNPPKTRTWKDGVADSRSLSSPYFYEDGEIPITLTCGEILRALGSLPLTSESESTIKSALISPNFYLRSSAADAIYLSRKKEALPNLVEALGKESVPYAKISILSAVVGLERLPNQNYKAVLESLTDTDPEVRAKASDALRRLDFRISAPYLEKVIQSENDPKVLKQMKSDYQFLVSFHTP from the coding sequence ATGGTTCGAAAGATAGGCTGGTATTTCATTTTTCTTTTGGTTCCTTTTTCCCTTTCTGCAGAGAGTGAAGAGCGGTTTTTCGAGATTCAACGTACACGTCTTTCCTCTTCCAATCTTATCGAGGTTCGGGATGCGATAGACCAACTTACCTTTGTTAAATCGAATCAAGGGATTCGTGATATTATATCGGTGATGGAAGGGGCTCCTAATTTTCCAACAAGTCCGGGGAATCTACCTGCTGTTAAATTTTATGCTGCTAAAGCTTTGGGAATCAAAGGAGACAAACTTGCGGTTCCTCATTTGGTCAAAACCTACCAAAAGGAGTCTGTCAACATTGCCGAGCACAATCCTCCGAAAACAAGAACTTGGAAAGATGGAGTTGCCGATAGTCGTTCTCTTTCCAGTCCTTATTTTTATGAAGATGGAGAGATCCCGATCACTCTTACTTGTGGAGAGATCTTAAGAGCCTTAGGTTCTTTACCTTTAACTTCAGAATCGGAATCAACAATCAAATCGGCCCTTATCAGCCCCAATTTTTATCTTAGAAGTTCTGCAGCAGACGCAATTTATCTTTCTCGTAAAAAAGAGGCGTTACCCAATTTAGTCGAGGCTCTTGGTAAGGAATCGGTACCCTACGCAAAAATTTCCATCTTATCAGCAGTGGTGGGACTCGAACGATTGCCAAATCAAAACTACAAAGCGGTTTTGGAATCACTGACGGACACAGACCCAGAAGTTCGCGCCAAAGCATCGGATGCCCTCCGTAGATTGGACTTCCGGATTTCGGCACCTTACTTAGAAAAGGTGATTCAGTCTGAAAACGACCCTAAGGTCTTAAAACAAATGAAATCTGATTACCAATTTCTCGTTTCCTTTCATACCCCGTAA
- a CDS encoding polyhydroxyalkanoate synthesis regulator DNA-binding domain-containing protein codes for MKLLKRYANRRLYDPETSSTITLEDVAKMIIGGEEIKVQDNMTGEDITPKILGQTFLKVSLGQRNEDFSNFMLTSLIRETGRDVSGLFERLILGGIGANYLTSERLEKIVTSMVELGELQEADFSNYREDLLRKMASRASEKKEQIQRDLEKFSQSILEENKATLGDLSEKLKEVAEKLKEN; via the coding sequence ATGAAGCTCCTCAAGCGATACGCAAACCGTAGGCTCTATGATCCAGAAACCAGCTCCACCATCACTTTAGAAGATGTGGCCAAGATGATCATCGGGGGAGAAGAAATCAAAGTCCAAGACAATATGACTGGAGAAGACATCACTCCTAAAATCTTAGGACAAACCTTTCTCAAGGTCAGTTTGGGGCAAAGAAACGAAGATTTTTCTAATTTTATGTTAACCTCTCTCATTCGAGAAACGGGTAGGGATGTTTCGGGACTCTTCGAACGTTTGATTCTCGGTGGCATCGGTGCTAACTACCTTACCTCGGAACGCCTGGAGAAAATTGTTACCTCTATGGTGGAACTTGGGGAATTGCAGGAAGCGGACTTTAGCAATTATCGCGAAGACCTGTTACGTAAAATGGCTTCTCGAGCCAGCGAAAAAAAAGAACAGATCCAAAGGGATTTGGAAAAATTCAGCCAGTCCATTTTGGAAGAAAACAAGGCTACTCTTGGCGATCTTTCCGAAAAATTAAAAGAAGTCGCAGAAAAATTAAAAGAAAATTAG
- a CDS encoding TlpA family protein disulfide reductase, which translates to MKIWKQLPYGWKVVFAFVFFFSTTLCFAYFKGRDTRPGVPIEILATTPTEANSWKGHPKVVYFWATWCTICKAYAPILEANLNFLPKSTIFLSVLEAEDSLETKEIMAELTPESKHPIYAANYRILKEWRISAYPTTVFLNGNGEVVFSDTGILSPIGFWLRTFLLRFL; encoded by the coding sequence ATGAAAATTTGGAAGCAGTTACCGTATGGCTGGAAGGTGGTCTTCGCCTTTGTTTTCTTTTTTTCGACCACCCTTTGTTTTGCTTACTTTAAGGGTAGGGACACACGTCCCGGGGTTCCCATCGAAATTCTTGCAACTACCCCTACCGAAGCCAATTCATGGAAAGGCCACCCGAAGGTAGTTTATTTTTGGGCGACCTGGTGCACCATTTGTAAGGCCTATGCCCCCATTCTCGAGGCCAATTTGAACTTTTTGCCAAAATCCACCATCTTTCTTTCTGTCCTAGAAGCTGAGGATTCTTTGGAAACCAAAGAAATTATGGCCGAACTCACACCTGAATCCAAACATCCCATTTATGCCGCCAACTACCGAATCCTAAAAGAATGGCGAATTTCGGCCTATCCTACAACGGTTTTTTTAAACGGAAACGGGGAGGTAGTCTTTTCTGATACGGGAATTCTAAGTCCGATTGGATTTTGGCTCCGCACTTTTCTTTTGCGCTTTTTATAA
- a CDS encoding decaprenyl-phosphate phosphoribosyltransferase, whose translation MIYLYLKLMRVPQWVKNIILFAGLIFSKKIFELPSLTKVCLAFLCFSLVASCQYVFNDFLDQKEDAKHPEKKNRPLASGELDSGIALAITGVILPVALIGAYKLSPVFFYLTIFYLLFNMLYSKVLKHIVILDVMSISIGFVLRAIAGAVVIGVEFSHWLLLCTFMLALFWGFSKRRGEINILKTDAGKHRKILEEYSIEFLDLMMAVVATLTLVSYVMYTVSAETAKSLGTPYMVYTVPIVVYAIFRSLYIIYIKNMGHNPTKAILTDVSVLVSGFIWLLLILFLMFGNLSGQPPVLQ comes from the coding sequence ATGATCTACCTATATCTCAAATTAATGCGAGTCCCTCAGTGGGTGAAAAACATTATCCTTTTTGCAGGATTGATTTTTTCTAAAAAAATCTTTGAACTTCCTTCATTAACAAAAGTTTGTTTGGCTTTTCTTTGTTTTTCTCTAGTGGCCAGTTGCCAATATGTGTTTAACGATTTTTTAGACCAAAAAGAAGACGCAAAACATCCTGAGAAAAAAAATCGACCACTTGCAAGTGGAGAACTTGATTCCGGAATTGCTTTGGCCATCACCGGAGTGATATTACCCGTGGCGTTAATTGGTGCTTATAAATTGTCACCAGTTTTCTTTTACCTAACCATCTTTTACCTTCTTTTCAATATGTTATATAGCAAAGTTTTAAAACATATTGTGATTTTGGATGTGATGAGTATCTCTATTGGATTTGTTTTACGTGCCATAGCCGGTGCCGTAGTCATTGGAGTCGAATTTTCTCACTGGTTATTACTTTGTACTTTTATGTTGGCTCTCTTTTGGGGATTTTCCAAACGTAGGGGAGAGATTAATATTTTAAAAACAGATGCCGGCAAACATAGAAAGATTTTAGAAGAATATTCTATTGAGTTCCTGGATTTGATGATGGCTGTTGTTGCCACCTTAACTCTTGTCAGTTATGTGATGTACACAGTGAGTGCTGAAACTGCAAAAAGTTTAGGAACCCCATATATGGTGTACACAGTTCCTATTGTGGTTTATGCTATCTTTCGTTCATTATACATTATCTATATTAAGAACATGGGTCATAACCCGACCAAAGCCATTCTCACCGATGTGAGTGTTTTGGTCTCTGGGTTTATTTGGCTCCTTCTCATCTTATTTTTGATGTTTGGGAACTTATCCGGCCAACCACCAGTCTTACAATAG
- the cysK gene encoding cysteine synthase A translates to MKINSILEAIGNTPHVRLSRLFGTDHEVYMKLERQNPGGSIKDRIALAMIEEAEKSGKLKKDSFIVEPTSGNTGIGLAMVAAVKGYAITLVMPEHMSVERRRIMAAYGAKFELTPREKGMPGAIAKAQEIVAANPNAWMPQQFENEANIAVHREKTAEEIAKDFPEGLDYIITGVGTGGHITGCAENLKKRFPKLKVFAVEPEGSPVLSGGKPGPHPLQGIGAGFIPKNCKTELLDGIITVGKDEAFTMAVLAAKKEGIFIGTSSGASLAAVSKKLKEIPAGSKVLTFCYDTGERYLSVEGLFV, encoded by the coding sequence ATGAAAATAAATAGCATTCTAGAAGCCATCGGAAATACACCTCACGTAAGATTGTCGCGACTTTTTGGAACTGACCATGAAGTTTATATGAAACTCGAAAGACAAAATCCTGGTGGATCCATCAAAGACCGGATTGCTCTTGCGATGATCGAAGAAGCTGAGAAATCAGGAAAATTAAAAAAGGATTCTTTTATTGTCGAACCAACTTCAGGAAATACCGGAATTGGTCTTGCGATGGTAGCAGCTGTTAAAGGGTATGCTATCACTCTCGTTATGCCTGAACATATGTCTGTAGAAAGAAGAAGGATTATGGCAGCCTACGGTGCTAAGTTTGAATTAACACCTAGAGAAAAAGGAATGCCGGGAGCGATTGCAAAAGCACAAGAAATTGTTGCAGCCAATCCAAATGCTTGGATGCCGCAACAGTTCGAAAACGAAGCGAACATTGCAGTTCATAGAGAAAAAACAGCAGAAGAAATCGCAAAAGATTTTCCAGAAGGTTTGGACTATATCATCACTGGAGTTGGTACGGGTGGTCATATTACTGGATGTGCGGAAAATTTAAAGAAGAGATTTCCTAAACTAAAAGTATTTGCTGTGGAACCAGAAGGTTCTCCTGTTCTTAGTGGTGGAAAACCTGGCCCACACCCGCTCCAAGGAATTGGTGCTGGATTCATTCCTAAAAACTGTAAAACAGAATTACTCGATGGAATCATCACTGTTGGGAAAGACGAAGCTTTCACTATGGCTGTTCTTGCTGCTAAAAAAGAAGGAATTTTTATCGGAACTTCTTCTGGTGCCAGTCTTGCTGCGGTTTCAAAAAAACTAAAAGAAATTCCTGCAGGTTCTAAGGTTCTTACTTTCTGTTATGATACAGGAGAAAGATACTTATCTGTAGAAGGTCTTTTCGTTTAA